The proteins below come from a single uncultured Desulfovibrio sp. genomic window:
- a CDS encoding polysaccharide deacetylase family protein has product MNMSDLRPLVFCLLLSLVLPAPLRAWEAGDIHRGTDFSDQVMRENLCALTFDDGPSPYTEELLDMLGEYGIPATFFLLGKNVHLRPDLVRRMVAEGHEVGNHSWSHPQLRHLSEEQQMAELGRTTAALRELGAEPHFVRPPYGAFNDITAKVARDLGLSIVLWSFDSNDWRHLPADYARLADTRGRVYPAGQLHGVFLFHDSLRRTVQDLPRIVRDLRQGGCQRFVTLSDYLGGMLDEEPPLLMTRRPRLPREEAAPALPQPEMPPESFPEAMQPSSGLAAGSTPVPLARSSRPWMPGMPDVPDMPQAANTPYRSLPPAPARPRQRLLRLPDALPTAPLALASRGRVDTMIELPVPPAPVAAVPAAQAPRPAASAAGPAPAARLVAPAGEASPAGISPRTPSRPGKAPRYRIIQPYPVPGSAKAGKGGSIAPHGQALRRDSAATPLRP; this is encoded by the coding sequence ATGAACATGTCGGACCTGCGGCCTCTGGTCTTTTGTCTTCTTCTTTCCCTGGTGCTGCCCGCGCCCCTGCGGGCGTGGGAAGCCGGCGACATTCACCGCGGCACGGACTTCAGCGATCAGGTCATGCGCGAAAATCTCTGCGCGCTGACCTTTGACGACGGTCCTTCCCCTTATACAGAAGAACTGCTGGACATGCTGGGGGAATACGGTATTCCGGCCACCTTCTTCCTGCTGGGCAAGAACGTGCACCTGCGCCCCGACCTGGTGCGCCGCATGGTGGCCGAGGGGCACGAGGTGGGCAATCATTCCTGGTCGCACCCGCAGCTTCGCCATCTCTCCGAGGAACAGCAGATGGCAGAACTGGGGCGTACCACCGCGGCGCTGCGCGAACTGGGAGCGGAACCGCACTTTGTGCGCCCGCCCTACGGCGCCTTCAACGACATTACGGCAAAGGTGGCCAGGGACCTGGGCCTGTCCATCGTGCTCTGGTCCTTTGACAGCAACGACTGGCGCCATCTGCCCGCCGACTATGCCCGCCTGGCCGATACCCGGGGCAGGGTCTACCCCGCCGGCCAGCTGCACGGCGTCTTTCTGTTTCACGACTCGCTCCGGCGCACCGTGCAGGACCTGCCGCGCATTGTCCGGGACCTGCGCCAGGGCGGCTGCCAGCGCTTTGTGACCCTCAGCGACTATCTTGGCGGCATGCTGGACGAGGAGCCGCCCCTGCTCATGACCCGGCGCCCCCGGCTGCCCCGCGAGGAAGCCGCCCCTGCCCTGCCCCAGCCGGAAATGCCGCCGGAGAGCTTTCCCGAAGCCATGCAGCCCAGCAGCGGCCTGGCCGCCGGCAGCACGCCTGTTCCCCTGGCCCGTAGCAGCCGGCCCTGGATGCCCGGCATGCCCGATGTTCCCGACATGCCCCAGGCCGCGAACACCCCGTACCGCTCCCTGCCGCCGGCGCCTGCCCGTCCGCGCCAGCGCCTGCTGCGCCTGCCCGATGCCCTGCCCACCGCACCACTGGCCCTGGCCAGCCGGGGACGGGTGGACACCATGATCGAGCTGCCCGTGCCCCCGGCACCGGTTGCCGCCGTACCGGCGGCGCAGGCGCCCCGTCCGGCTGCCTCTGCGGCCGGCCCCGCACCGGCCGCTCGCCTCGTCGCTCCGGCCGGAGAGGCCAGCCCGGCCGGCATATCCCCGCGCACACCGTCCCGCCCCGGCAAGGCGCCCCGCTACCGGATCATCCAGCCCTACCCCGTTCCCGGTTCAGCCAAGGCCGGCAAGGGCGGCAGTATTGCACCTCACGGGCAGGCCCTGCGCCGGGATTCGGCCGCCACGCCCCTGCGGCCCTGA
- the tsaA gene encoding tRNA (N6-threonylcarbamoyladenosine(37)-N6)-methyltransferase TrmO, producing the protein METRISLQAIGIIHSPHTVPEQTPIQPIYATEFRGQVEVFPQFAEGLQDIEGYSHIYLLYALHRAGPVRLRVRPFLQDVERGVFATRAPCRPNGIGMSIVSLLRREGRILHVGGVDMLDGTPLLDIKPYSHRFDCLEGTRNGWQDEVAEPDARLRGRRNCPPAARAGQGERN; encoded by the coding sequence ATGGAAACGCGCATCAGCCTGCAAGCCATCGGCATCATCCACAGCCCGCATACGGTGCCGGAGCAGACGCCCATTCAGCCCATCTATGCCACGGAATTCCGCGGTCAGGTGGAAGTTTTTCCCCAGTTTGCCGAGGGCTTGCAGGATATCGAGGGCTATTCCCACATCTATCTGCTCTATGCCCTGCATCGCGCCGGTCCGGTGCGCCTGCGGGTGCGGCCGTTTCTGCAGGATGTGGAGCGGGGCGTCTTTGCCACGCGGGCGCCCTGCCGCCCCAACGGCATAGGCATGAGCATCGTGTCCCTGCTGCGGCGCGAAGGGCGCATTCTGCATGTGGGCGGGGTAGATATGCTCGACGGCACGCCCCTGCTGGACATCAAGCCCTATTCGCACCGTTTTGACTGCCTCGAGGGAACACGCAACGGCTGGCAGGACGAGGTGGCGGAGCCGGATGCCAGGCTGCGCGGCCGCCGGAACTGCCCGCCTGCCGCACGTGCGGGACAGGGGGAAAGGAATTGA
- the aroE gene encoding shikimate dehydrogenase has protein sequence MTSEQFSFPTVPYGVIGWPLRQSLSPLVHNVGFRHTGCDGVYFRWEIAPESLETFVRSFRLLHMGGCSVTIPHKVSIMPFLDGMTDQARAVGAVNTLFWKDGQLWGENTDVTGFMAPLLERDLSREMPVLLLGAGGAARAAAAGLHAAGFRNLSVCTPSDASHLVLARDFGMRPVLWAQRHAQAASLVINATPLGMRGKAEEDTPYDFRAAPRPEGMALAYDIVYNPLKTRFLREAEEAGRQGISGMDMFFRQADAQFRLWTGRGLPQAARTALEQALGA, from the coding sequence ATGACGTCAGAGCAGTTCTCCTTTCCCACCGTTCCCTATGGAGTCATCGGCTGGCCATTGCGTCAGAGCCTTAGTCCACTTGTTCACAATGTGGGCTTTCGTCATACGGGGTGTGACGGGGTCTACTTCCGCTGGGAAATTGCGCCGGAATCCCTGGAAACCTTTGTGCGCAGCTTCCGCCTGCTGCACATGGGAGGCTGTTCCGTCACCATTCCCCACAAGGTGAGCATCATGCCCTTTCTGGACGGCATGACCGATCAGGCGCGTGCTGTGGGTGCGGTCAATACGCTGTTCTGGAAGGACGGCCAGCTCTGGGGCGAAAATACCGACGTTACGGGCTTCATGGCGCCCCTGCTCGAGCGCGACCTTTCCCGGGAAATGCCGGTGCTGCTGCTGGGCGCGGGTGGCGCGGCGCGGGCGGCGGCGGCCGGCCTGCATGCGGCCGGTTTCCGCAATCTGTCTGTCTGCACGCCTTCCGATGCCTCGCATCTGGTTCTGGCGCGGGACTTCGGCATGCGCCCTGTGCTGTGGGCGCAGCGGCACGCGCAGGCGGCGTCCCTGGTCATCAATGCCACGCCGCTGGGCATGCGCGGCAAGGCCGAGGAAGACACGCCCTATGACTTCCGTGCGGCGCCTCGGCCGGAGGGCATGGCCCTGGCCTACGATATTGTCTACAATCCGCTGAAAACGCGCTTCCTGCGCGAGGCGGAAGAGGCCGGCCGGCAGGGCATCAGCGGCATGGACATGTTTTTCCGGCAGGCGGACGCCCAGTTCCGTCTCTGGACGGGCAGGGGGCTGCCGCAGGCGGCCCGTACGGCACTGGAACAGGCGCTTGGCGCCTAG
- the aroQ gene encoding type II 3-dehydroquinate dehydratase, translated as MHDYLILHGVNLNMFGRRDPAHYGTCTLDDINRDLHALAAELNVRLDIFQTNDEGRMVERIHAALDDGTRGIVINAGAWTHYSYAIMDALGMLSLPVVEVHMSNVHAREAFRHESVLSRVSAGSVAGFGSMSYLLGLRAVHHLVSVRSALPH; from the coding sequence ATGCACGACTATCTTATTCTGCACGGCGTCAACCTCAATATGTTCGGACGGCGCGATCCCGCCCATTACGGCACCTGCACGCTGGACGACATCAATCGTGACCTGCATGCCCTGGCGGCGGAACTGAACGTGCGCCTGGACATCTTTCAGACCAATGACGAAGGCCGCATGGTGGAACGCATCCATGCTGCCCTTGACGACGGTACCCGCGGCATTGTCATCAATGCCGGCGCCTGGACCCATTACAGCTATGCCATCATGGATGCCCTGGGCATGCTTTCTCTTCCTGTGGTGGAGGTGCACATGTCCAACGTGCATGCCCGCGAGGCATTCCGGCACGAATCCGTGCTTTCCCGCGTGAGTGCGGGCAGTGTGGCGGGCTTTGGCAGCATGAGCTACCTGCTGGGGCTGCGTGCGGTCCATCATCTTGTATCCGTCCGGTCAGCGCTGCCGCACTGA
- a CDS encoding 4Fe-4S dicluster domain-containing protein, giving the protein MNDSIELSRLRDADFTAAVEAQCGQRISTCYQCGNCTAGCPAGFVYDLQVNQVMRCVQLGLKDKVLNCRSIWMCLSCSTCGQRCPNNIEVAGVMEALRHMARREGITTVPKVDKFWTSFLYTVRKFGRTYEIGTMVLYMMRSLRVFTDVDLAPDALKKGKLEMKPHMAPKESIEAVGRIFTRYQERANRQGVRA; this is encoded by the coding sequence ATGAACGACTCCATTGAACTGAGCCGGTTGCGCGATGCCGACTTCACGGCGGCAGTGGAAGCCCAATGCGGTCAGCGGATTTCCACCTGTTACCAGTGCGGCAACTGCACTGCCGGCTGCCCTGCGGGTTTTGTGTATGACCTGCAGGTCAACCAGGTAATGCGTTGCGTGCAGCTTGGTCTCAAAGACAAGGTGCTGAATTGCCGCTCCATCTGGATGTGTCTCTCCTGCTCAACCTGTGGTCAGCGCTGCCCCAACAACATTGAAGTTGCCGGTGTGATGGAGGCCCTGCGGCACATGGCCCGCCGGGAAGGTATCACGACTGTCCCCAAGGTGGACAAGTTCTGGACCTCCTTCCTCTATACCGTGCGCAAGTTTGGCCGTACCTACGAAATCGGCACCATGGTCCTGTACATGATGCGGTCCCTGCGCGTGTTCACCGATGTGGACCTTGCCCCCGATGCCCTCAAGAAGGGCAAGCTCGAAATGAAGCCGCACATGGCCCCCAAGGAAAGCATTGAAGCCGTGGGGCGCATCTTCACGCGCTATCAGGAGCGCGCCAACCGTCAGGGAGTACGCGCATGA
- a CDS encoding CoB--CoM heterodisulfide reductase iron-sulfur subunit B family protein, producing MKIAYYPGCSATGTSADYEKSTQAVCAALGMHMEEIHGWSCCGSTPAHAVDIQLSGALSARNLDLAARQKADVVLTPCPSCLSNLRMAAKRLENPEFREGVNELLDQPLAEELPEALSVMQGIAREYDADAIAARVRRPLKGLKLAAYYGCLMSRPHEVMQFGDPENPTLMESLLSACGADMVDFPLKTECCGASYGIPERAMTARLSGRILNLATVMGVDAIVVACPLCQMNLDLRQKQAAKEAGVNFRMPVLYYTQLMGLAFGLRPDELGLEKLCVSADDLLRKMYEGGKA from the coding sequence ATGAAAATAGCCTACTATCCCGGCTGTTCGGCCACGGGAACGTCGGCCGACTACGAAAAGTCCACGCAGGCCGTCTGTGCCGCGCTGGGCATGCACATGGAAGAAATCCACGGCTGGAGCTGCTGCGGCTCCACCCCGGCCCATGCCGTGGACATCCAGCTTTCCGGCGCCCTCAGCGCCCGCAATCTGGACCTGGCCGCCCGGCAGAAGGCCGATGTGGTGCTGACGCCCTGCCCCAGCTGTCTGTCCAATCTGCGCATGGCCGCCAAACGCCTGGAAAATCCCGAGTTCCGCGAAGGGGTCAACGAGCTGCTGGACCAGCCGCTGGCCGAGGAACTGCCCGAAGCCCTTTCGGTCATGCAGGGCATTGCCCGCGAATACGATGCCGATGCCATTGCCGCCCGTGTGCGCCGTCCGCTCAAGGGCCTCAAGCTGGCCGCCTACTACGGCTGCCTCATGAGCCGCCCGCACGAGGTCATGCAGTTTGGCGATCCTGAAAATCCCACCCTCATGGAAAGCCTGCTTTCCGCCTGTGGCGCCGACATGGTGGATTTTCCGCTCAAGACCGAATGCTGCGGCGCGTCCTACGGCATTCCCGAGCGCGCCATGACGGCCCGCCTTTCCGGGCGCATCCTCAACCTGGCCACCGTCATGGGGGTGGACGCCATTGTGGTGGCCTGTCCGCTCTGCCAGATGAACCTTGACCTGCGCCAGAAGCAGGCCGCCAAGGAGGCGGGGGTCAACTTCAGGATGCCGGTGCTGTACTACACCCAGCTCATGGGGCTTGCCTTCGGCCTGCGGCCTGACGAACTTGGTCTGGAAAAACTCTGCGTCAGCGCCGACGATCTGCTGCGCAAGATGTATGAAGGAGGCAAGGCATGA